In Planctomycetia bacterium, the following proteins share a genomic window:
- a CDS encoding pyruvate, phosphate dikinase, translating to MTSEGAQNKGGGSADRLDEYLTLYPHLVDRILRQLLIELHERGAISIEKIYDEARESAGNVEKNSGNPNVAEAPRGDQRERDYVNQCTRESAGKHFTPHEIDEIVNLALKREEADKLRAIVSLGSVSFRLLSETIRRFCSLPEGETQLSPDEAMGVRVGLIRHLISDQLEFIAIAKQYLRIRDFEDIVSRIIGAESGMGRIGGKASGMFLAYRIVGGQGGRPLLEPATPARDMPRLSTPVESAAAPIAIPESHYLRSDVIEDFIAFNRLGEYQNQKYKSPEEIRKEYPLIKSVFRNAEFPSGIVERLRTVLQKLGDAPVIVRSSSLLEDRFGTAFSGKYASIFVPNRGTIEKRLKALLGAIAEVFASALGPDPLLYRRAHDLLDYDEDMAVLIQRVVGSRFGPYFAPAFAGVAFSRNEYRWSPRIKKEDGLMRIVAGLGTKAVDRVGADFPRMVALGMPTLRHESSVPEIKAHAQKTLDVINMDKNRLESITLAQAFQHAADYPLLDRIVSVSNEGMLAPPTGTFIDAEASQLCITFDKLMAEGSLPAQMKNILRRLESAYGVPIDVEFAHDGEKLYLLQCRTLSQGKVFENITIPQDVADERTIFTANKFVRSRVVDNVEFIVFVEGRAYDALPSRNQRSAVARVVGRVNDALASRNFILMGPGRWGSNDIRLGVPVTYADINKSKMLIEVAYERDGYVPEVSYGTHFFQDLVEANIAYLPLYPNDRRNRFNETFLHDSPSILLDLLPEAKDMEDIVRVIDIAAVTGGRSVRVVMDGDEDRALAYLADD from the coding sequence ATGACGTCAGAGGGTGCCCAAAACAAAGGCGGCGGATCGGCGGACCGCCTCGACGAGTATCTGACGCTCTATCCGCATCTCGTCGATCGCATCCTGCGCCAATTGCTCATCGAGCTCCACGAACGCGGCGCCATCTCCATCGAAAAGATTTACGACGAAGCCCGCGAATCCGCCGGAAACGTCGAGAAAAATTCCGGCAATCCCAACGTCGCCGAGGCCCCGCGCGGCGATCAGCGCGAACGCGACTATGTGAACCAATGCACCCGCGAAAGCGCCGGCAAACACTTCACACCCCACGAAATCGACGAGATCGTCAACCTCGCCCTCAAGAGAGAAGAGGCCGACAAGCTCCGCGCCATCGTCTCCCTCGGCTCCGTCTCCTTTCGATTGCTCTCCGAAACGATCCGCCGATTCTGCTCACTGCCGGAAGGCGAAACACAGCTCTCCCCCGACGAAGCAATGGGCGTCCGCGTCGGCCTCATCCGCCACCTCATCAGCGATCAGCTCGAGTTCATCGCCATCGCCAAGCAATACCTGCGAATCAGAGACTTCGAGGACATCGTCTCGCGCATCATCGGCGCCGAATCCGGAATGGGTCGCATCGGCGGAAAAGCCTCCGGCATGTTCCTCGCCTACCGCATCGTCGGTGGGCAGGGGGGCAGACCGCTCCTGGAACCCGCGACGCCCGCCCGCGACATGCCGCGACTCTCAACGCCGGTCGAAAGCGCGGCAGCGCCGATCGCCATCCCAGAGTCGCATTACCTGCGATCCGACGTGATTGAGGACTTCATCGCCTTCAACCGCCTCGGCGAATACCAGAATCAAAAGTACAAGTCGCCCGAGGAGATTCGCAAGGAATATCCGTTGATCAAGTCGGTCTTCCGCAACGCCGAGTTCCCCTCCGGAATCGTCGAGCGTCTGCGCACTGTCCTGCAAAAGCTCGGCGACGCCCCGGTCATCGTTCGTTCGAGCAGCCTCCTCGAAGATCGCTTCGGCACCGCCTTCAGCGGCAAGTACGCGAGCATCTTCGTTCCTAATCGTGGGACGATTGAAAAGCGCCTCAAGGCACTCCTCGGCGCCATCGCCGAAGTCTTCGCCAGCGCCCTCGGCCCCGACCCGCTCTTGTATCGTCGTGCACACGACCTGCTCGACTACGACGAAGACATGGCCGTCCTGATCCAGCGCGTCGTCGGTTCCCGCTTCGGCCCGTACTTCGCCCCGGCCTTCGCCGGCGTCGCCTTCAGCCGAAACGAATATCGCTGGAGCCCGCGCATCAAAAAGGAGGACGGCCTGATGCGCATCGTCGCCGGCCTCGGCACAAAGGCCGTCGACCGCGTGGGGGCCGACTTCCCGCGCATGGTCGCCCTAGGCATGCCGACCCTCCGCCACGAGTCCAGCGTGCCCGAAATCAAGGCTCACGCCCAGAAGACCCTCGACGTCATCAACATGGACAAGAACCGTCTGGAGTCGATCACCCTCGCCCAAGCCTTCCAGCACGCCGCGGACTACCCGCTCCTCGATCGAATCGTTTCCGTCAGTAATGAAGGCATGCTGGCTCCGCCGACCGGCACCTTCATCGACGCCGAGGCCTCGCAGCTCTGCATCACCTTCGACAAGTTGATGGCCGAAGGCAGCCTCCCGGCCCAGATGAAAAACATCCTGCGCAGACTCGAGAGCGCCTACGGCGTCCCCATCGACGTCGAGTTCGCCCACGACGGCGAGAAGCTCTATCTCCTCCAGTGCCGCACCCTCAGTCAGGGAAAGGTCTTCGAGAACATCACCATTCCGCAGGACGTCGCCGACGAGCGAACAATCTTCACCGCCAACAAGTTCGTGCGCTCGCGTGTCGTCGATAATGTGGAGTTCATCGTCTTCGTCGAGGGCCGCGCCTACGACGCCTTGCCCTCGCGAAACCAGAGGTCCGCCGTCGCCCGCGTCGTCGGACGGGTCAACGACGCCCTCGCCTCGCGAAACTTCATCCTCATGGGACCGGGCAGGTGGGGCAGCAACGACATCCGCCTCGGCGTCCCGGTCACCTACGCCGACATCAACAAGTCAAAGATGCTCATCGAAGTCGCCTACGAGCGCGACGGCTACGTGCCCGAGGTCTCCTACGGCACCCACTTCTTCCAGGACCTCGTAGAGGCGAACATCGCCTACCTGCCGCTCTATCCCAACGACCGCCGCAACCGCTTCAACGAGACGTTTCTGCACGACTCGCCCAGCATCCTGCTCGACCTGCTGCCCGAAGCGAAGGACATGGAGGACATCGTGCGCGTCATCGACATCGCCGCCGTAACCGGCGGCCGCAGCGTCCGCGTCGTCATGGACGGCGACGAAGACCGAGCCCTCGCCTACCTCGCCGACGATTAG
- the rpsU gene encoding 30S ribosomal protein S21, producing MIKVRPRPNEPVQQLMRRLKKLCEREGVLREMKRTAYYEKPSDRKRRSMRKSKRRVVKADE from the coding sequence ATGATTAAAGTTCGACCACGCCCCAATGAGCCCGTTCAGCAGCTGATGCGCCGACTCAAGAAGTTGTGCGAGCGCGAAGGTGTCTTGCGCGAGATGAAGCGAACGGCCTATTACGAGAAGCCCTCCGATCGCAAGCGCCGGAGCATGCGAAAGTCCAAGCGGCGCGTCGTCAAAGCCGACGAGTAG
- a CDS encoding NAD-binding protein: MNSDPSNANVVEAGLVQDDRSARLSDFGLFFSKFMAKGRQISSAVPSSPAMVARILDRIDFSRPGTIVELGAGTGPVTEQIMEVLRPHHRFIAVENDPDFCNILRRRFPNLTLLQSDATKIAEPLENLGVNRVEYVLSGLPTPALPRKSLIELFRWLQKSLSPTGVFIQITVVPFVYQRFYRRLFDSVDFRMVWLNIPPGGVYYCSRPRRRTATAG, encoded by the coding sequence GTGAACAGCGATCCGTCGAACGCAAACGTGGTCGAAGCCGGCCTTGTACAAGATGATCGGTCCGCCCGGCTTTCGGACTTCGGTCTCTTCTTCAGCAAGTTCATGGCCAAGGGACGCCAGATTTCCTCGGCCGTGCCATCCAGCCCGGCCATGGTCGCCCGCATTCTCGATCGCATCGACTTCAGTCGCCCCGGCACGATCGTCGAGTTGGGCGCCGGTACGGGCCCGGTGACCGAACAGATCATGGAAGTCCTCCGTCCCCACCATCGCTTCATCGCCGTGGAGAACGACCCGGATTTCTGCAACATCCTCCGCCGCCGCTTTCCGAATCTCACCTTGCTTCAATCCGACGCCACCAAGATCGCCGAGCCGCTTGAGAATCTCGGCGTCAACCGCGTCGAATACGTCCTCAGCGGCCTGCCGACCCCGGCCCTGCCTCGCAAGTCATTGATCGAGCTGTTTCGCTGGCTGCAAAAGTCACTTTCGCCCACCGGCGTCTTCATTCAGATCACCGTCGTGCCCTTCGTCTACCAGCGGTTTTACCGTCGATTGTTCGACTCTGTGGACTTCCGCATGGTCTGGCTCAACATCCCGCCCGGCGGGGTTTACTACTGTTCCCGGCCGCGTCGGCGTACTGCAACGGCGGGTTGA
- a CDS encoding cystathionine beta-synthase, with amino-acid sequence MKIHNSVLEVVGHTPLVRLNRVTAGLACTVAAKVEYFNPGGSVKDRPAIKMLEEAEKAGKLKPGGTIVEPTSGNTGAALAMAAAIKGYRCILVMPDKMAPEKFALLRAYGAETVTVPTVGANNPESYYNVANRLTAEISGAFQPNQFENPNNPQSHYETTGPEIWEQTDGKIDYFVAGIGTGGTISGTARYLKEKNPAIKIIGADPEGSIYTPGSMPKPYKVEGIGEDFMPNTVNLKIVDEVVNVSDKDSFTMARRLAREEGLLVGGSCGTATCAALKVAANLPAEKLVVVLLPDSGRGYLSKIFNDDWMQQFGFLAVAGQGSTLGDVLAGKGDVPPLITVGTKESVRKAIDLMRRNGISQVPVADANGVIVGSIQEVTAMQLVFDHVDIAQKLVGEVMGSPYPKMDKNTEIEKGFKALSLGAPAILVRENERSVGLLTKSDFIAYLSGDMADPETAA; translated from the coding sequence ATGAAAATCCACAATAGCGTTCTCGAAGTAGTCGGCCATACGCCCCTCGTGCGATTGAATCGGGTGACCGCGGGCCTCGCCTGCACGGTCGCGGCCAAGGTTGAGTATTTCAACCCAGGCGGCTCGGTCAAGGACCGCCCGGCCATCAAGATGCTGGAAGAGGCCGAGAAGGCCGGGAAGCTCAAGCCCGGCGGGACCATTGTTGAACCGACCAGCGGTAATACCGGGGCCGCGCTGGCCATGGCCGCGGCGATCAAGGGGTATCGCTGCATACTTGTCATGCCTGACAAAATGGCGCCTGAGAAGTTTGCGCTTTTGCGGGCTTACGGCGCGGAGACGGTGACCGTGCCGACGGTCGGCGCGAATAATCCCGAGAGTTATTACAACGTCGCCAACCGACTCACCGCGGAAATCTCCGGGGCTTTTCAGCCCAATCAGTTTGAGAATCCGAACAATCCGCAATCACACTACGAGACAACCGGCCCAGAGATCTGGGAGCAGACCGACGGCAAGATCGACTACTTTGTCGCGGGCATCGGGACCGGCGGCACCATCAGCGGGACGGCCCGATACCTGAAAGAGAAGAACCCGGCGATCAAGATCATCGGGGCCGACCCCGAGGGATCGATCTACACGCCCGGGAGCATGCCCAAGCCCTACAAAGTCGAGGGCATCGGCGAAGACTTCATGCCGAACACGGTCAATCTCAAGATCGTCGACGAGGTCGTCAATGTCAGCGATAAGGACTCGTTCACGATGGCTCGACGGCTGGCTCGGGAAGAGGGGCTGCTCGTCGGCGGCTCGTGTGGAACGGCGACCTGTGCGGCCCTGAAAGTCGCCGCGAACCTGCCGGCGGAAAAGCTCGTCGTTGTGCTTTTGCCCGACAGCGGGCGGGGATATCTGAGCAAGATTTTCAACGACGACTGGATGCAGCAGTTCGGCTTCCTCGCCGTGGCCGGTCAGGGGTCAACCCTGGGCGATGTCCTTGCCGGCAAGGGTGACGTGCCTCCGCTGATTACCGTCGGCACCAAAGAGTCCGTGCGAAAAGCAATTGACCTGATGCGTCGAAACGGCATCTCTCAGGTTCCTGTCGCCGATGCGAACGGCGTGATTGTCGGTTCCATTCAGGAAGTCACGGCCATGCAGCTCGTCTTCGACCACGTAGACATCGCCCAGAAGCTGGTCGGCGAGGTGATGGGCTCGCCTTATCCGAAAATGGACAAGAACACCGAGATCGAGAAAGGTTTTAAAGCCCTCTCGCTTGGCGCACCGGCTATTCTCGTGCGGGAAAACGAACGCTCGGTCGGACTCCTCACTAAGAGTGATTTCATTGCCTACCTCAGCGGCGACATGGCCGACCCGGAGACCGCCGCTTAG
- a CDS encoding type II secretion system protein, which translates to MTHHVLRNMGRGGRGRGAAFTLLELLVVTSVVGLLAAVLIPALGEARSAGRSSVCIAALHQAGLGMTMYLDDNDGWFWPYYKDVSGPDGGRRWWFGFEPGGPSSNPLQTGRRLDRAAGFLGKYLSAGAEDFRCPSFPSQSGLYFRKFEPSAGGFGYNTGALGGYNWISSATSGTGRAAEFAGRSADVFALADGIHFDRLDYSSGGTLDQPFNEPAYIQWQEPSLFDRNVGVNGGFAHFRHGKQAQVLYLDGHAARQPLRRANHPYGKKGFGPIGNLADETLGVTEIRKGNLTLRVDRIYGLR; encoded by the coding sequence ATGACGCATCACGTACTCAGAAACATGGGGCGGGGTGGACGCGGGAGAGGGGCCGCGTTCACCCTGCTCGAACTATTGGTCGTGACGTCGGTCGTCGGCCTGCTGGCGGCGGTGCTGATTCCGGCGCTGGGGGAAGCGCGGTCGGCCGGTCGAAGCTCGGTGTGCATCGCGGCGCTGCATCAGGCCGGGCTGGGCATGACGATGTACCTCGATGACAACGACGGCTGGTTCTGGCCTTACTACAAGGACGTCAGCGGGCCGGACGGCGGGCGGCGGTGGTGGTTCGGGTTTGAACCGGGCGGGCCGTCGAGCAACCCACTTCAGACCGGGCGCAGGCTGGATCGTGCGGCGGGATTCCTCGGGAAGTACCTCAGCGCGGGGGCGGAGGACTTTCGGTGTCCGAGCTTTCCGTCTCAATCGGGCCTCTACTTTCGCAAGTTCGAACCTTCGGCGGGCGGGTTCGGCTATAACACCGGCGCGCTGGGGGGCTACAACTGGATCAGCAGCGCGACCTCGGGGACCGGGCGGGCCGCGGAGTTCGCCGGGCGGAGTGCCGACGTCTTTGCACTGGCGGACGGCATTCACTTCGACCGGCTCGATTACTCATCGGGCGGGACGCTCGATCAGCCGTTCAACGAGCCGGCGTACATCCAGTGGCAGGAGCCTTCGCTTTTCGATCGCAATGTCGGCGTGAACGGCGGCTTTGCGCACTTCCGCCACGGCAAGCAGGCGCAGGTGCTGTACCTCGACGGGCACGCGGCGCGGCAGCCGCTGCGGCGAGCGAATCATCCGTACGGCAAAAAGGGCTTCGGGCCGATCGGCAATCTCGCGGATGAGACTCTCGGCGTGACGGAGATTCGCAAGGGGAATCTGACGCTGCGCGTCGATCGCATATACGGGCTGCGATAG
- a CDS encoding DNA strand exchange inhibitor protein: MDAHTLEKLEFDQIRRILATCASCAVGKELAARITPSRKASQVALWRTQNIEFAAWTDAHGLPPLGGVRDVRGHIRRAIPPAKLEPEEFAEVASTLEAIIALRRYLGEAGEPNETIQKLAGRVGDFQPIVDRIRKVIDDRGCVVDRASDRLWRIRQDIDDARVQIRAVFDRILRQPHVSRYLQYPNATFHADRMVLPLRADQRGRVTGIIHRSSDSGQTLFVEPAEAVELNNTRVNLLQAESEEIGRILWELTHLIHLNQKELLRTLETVALIDLLTAKIRFAKKYDLVIPGLSEEPKLLLRRARNPILLTQGQDGDGQADRVNVVPIDVRLGDDFDIMIITGPNTGGKTAALKTVGLIVVMAQSGLPIPADPGSTLPAFDGVWIDVGDEQSLHQSLSTFSAHMRRILEIVKRARPGTLVLLDELGAGTDPDEGAAIGRAIVEHLGQTKCLAMVTTHLGSLKSMALELPRIDNASVQFDLETLRPTYELCIGEPGMSNAIAIASRLGMPKTMVERAKRHLSSQHRALNRAIGQTLRSRRDAERSRKDAEAARAEAARATLAAMDRAKALEKEQLRYSTWLERVLTLRPGDPVRVAKFDNPGRIVRVRLEKQEASVDLGTMEVQVPLSELIFPS; encoded by the coding sequence GTGGACGCGCACACGCTGGAAAAACTTGAGTTCGATCAGATCCGACGCATCCTGGCGACCTGTGCCAGTTGCGCCGTCGGCAAGGAGCTGGCCGCGCGGATCACGCCTTCTCGAAAGGCGTCGCAGGTCGCGCTGTGGCGCACGCAGAACATCGAGTTCGCGGCGTGGACCGACGCGCACGGGCTTCCGCCGCTGGGCGGGGTTCGAGATGTTCGCGGGCACATTCGCCGGGCGATTCCACCGGCCAAGCTGGAGCCTGAGGAATTCGCCGAGGTTGCTTCGACCCTTGAAGCGATCATTGCCCTTCGTCGATATCTCGGTGAGGCCGGCGAACCGAACGAGACGATTCAGAAGCTGGCCGGCCGGGTGGGCGACTTTCAACCGATCGTGGATCGCATTCGCAAGGTGATCGACGATCGCGGCTGCGTGGTGGACCGGGCGAGCGACCGGCTGTGGCGGATTCGCCAGGATATTGATGACGCGCGGGTGCAGATTCGCGCGGTCTTCGATCGGATTCTTCGGCAACCGCATGTCAGCCGTTACCTGCAATATCCCAACGCGACATTTCACGCCGATCGGATGGTGCTGCCGCTTCGGGCGGATCAGCGCGGGCGGGTGACGGGAATCATTCATCGCAGCAGCGACAGCGGCCAGACGCTTTTCGTTGAGCCGGCCGAGGCGGTGGAGCTGAACAACACGCGGGTGAATCTGTTGCAGGCCGAGTCGGAAGAGATCGGGCGCATCCTCTGGGAACTGACGCATCTGATTCACCTGAATCAAAAGGAACTCCTGCGGACGCTGGAGACAGTGGCGCTGATCGACCTGCTGACGGCGAAGATTCGATTCGCGAAGAAATACGACCTTGTCATTCCCGGATTGTCGGAGGAGCCGAAGCTGCTGCTGCGCCGGGCGCGTAATCCCATTTTGTTGACCCAGGGCCAGGATGGGGACGGACAGGCCGATCGCGTCAATGTCGTGCCGATCGACGTGCGGCTGGGCGATGACTTCGACATCATGATCATCACCGGGCCCAATACCGGGGGGAAAACCGCGGCGCTCAAAACCGTCGGACTCATTGTGGTGATGGCCCAGTCGGGTTTACCGATTCCCGCCGATCCGGGCTCGACGCTGCCGGCGTTTGACGGCGTGTGGATCGACGTCGGTGACGAGCAGAGCCTGCACCAATCTTTGAGCACCTTCAGTGCGCACATGCGGCGCATCCTTGAGATCGTAAAGCGGGCCCGACCGGGGACGCTGGTGCTGCTGGATGAGCTGGGGGCGGGGACGGACCCGGACGAAGGGGCCGCGATCGGCCGGGCGATTGTCGAGCATCTCGGGCAGACCAAGTGCCTGGCGATGGTGACGACGCACCTGGGAAGCCTGAAGAGCATGGCGCTGGAGTTGCCGAGAATCGACAATGCCTCGGTGCAGTTCGACCTTGAGACGCTGCGGCCGACCTATGAGCTTTGCATCGGCGAGCCGGGGATGAGCAACGCCATTGCGATTGCTTCGCGTCTGGGGATGCCGAAGACCATGGTCGAGCGCGCCAAGCGACACCTGAGCAGCCAGCATCGGGCTTTGAACCGGGCGATCGGGCAGACGCTTCGGTCGCGGCGCGATGCCGAGCGGTCGCGGAAGGATGCGGAGGCTGCCCGGGCAGAGGCGGCGAGGGCGACGCTGGCGGCGATGGATCGGGCCAAGGCGCTGGAGAAGGAGCAGCTTCGCTATTCGACATGGCTGGAGCGGGTCTTGACGCTGCGGCCCGGGGATCCGGTGCGGGTGGCGAAATTCGACAATCCAGGTCGGATTGTGCGCGTGCGGTTGGAGAAGCAGGAGGCGTCGGTCGATCTGGGGACGATGGAGGTTCAGGTGCCGCTGTCGGAGTTGATTTTTCCGTCTTAG
- a CDS encoding DUF1702 family protein gives MANESRADSMSADTLEGATVGSMQITVLILVGIGFAVAIARYGTPLWVARVLSASPTSRLGLHARGEDAVWVNHSCRLIARGIFTRLMHPSRRWIDDCEAAAPAQRALVVEGATMTEAALRIDGRSRLHQAPETAGRWVWPAHFGLGVWSALRFGRNFEEVLRLAQSVDAWHRYLVLDGYGFKFGLLDFMHRTTSVAHFRAIPGYYRRAAFHGLGRAMYAGFLSDRPALFEAIGEFAPDHDGDLVEGVAFQAAYLHMDDPRRAIRLVRAMPYEWRNHAHLGLVLGFHAQRTLDAGQFESAMSRLPKSCAEAIRLGLARCDETQKRARDHHPVSGYGLWRELLSAQLEREQVLEPMYTAFSEEGRAENKGLVS, from the coding sequence TTGGCGAATGAATCGCGGGCGGACTCGATGTCGGCGGACACGCTCGAAGGGGCGACGGTTGGATCCATGCAGATCACCGTTCTGATTCTGGTGGGAATCGGCTTCGCGGTGGCGATCGCGCGCTATGGCACGCCGCTGTGGGTTGCACGGGTATTGAGCGCCTCCCCCACTTCTCGTCTGGGGCTTCATGCGCGCGGCGAAGACGCCGTGTGGGTGAATCATTCCTGTCGGCTGATTGCGCGGGGGATTTTCACGCGACTGATGCATCCATCGCGGCGATGGATCGACGACTGCGAGGCGGCGGCGCCGGCGCAGCGGGCGCTGGTCGTTGAGGGGGCGACGATGACCGAGGCGGCGCTGCGGATCGACGGGCGATCGCGATTGCATCAGGCTCCTGAGACGGCCGGGCGATGGGTGTGGCCGGCGCACTTCGGGCTGGGGGTGTGGAGCGCGCTTCGATTCGGGAGGAACTTTGAAGAGGTGCTTCGACTGGCGCAGTCGGTCGACGCGTGGCACCGATATCTGGTACTGGACGGGTACGGGTTCAAGTTCGGCCTGCTGGACTTCATGCATCGGACGACCTCGGTAGCGCACTTCCGGGCGATTCCGGGGTACTATCGGCGCGCGGCCTTTCACGGGCTGGGGCGGGCCATGTACGCGGGGTTTCTGAGTGATCGGCCGGCGCTGTTTGAGGCGATCGGCGAATTCGCGCCGGACCACGACGGCGATCTGGTCGAGGGCGTGGCCTTTCAGGCGGCCTATCTGCACATGGACGATCCGCGACGGGCGATTCGGCTTGTGCGGGCGATGCCTTATGAGTGGCGAAACCACGCTCATCTCGGGCTGGTCCTCGGGTTTCACGCGCAGCGGACGCTGGATGCGGGGCAATTTGAGAGCGCCATGTCGCGGCTGCCGAAGTCCTGTGCTGAGGCGATTCGGCTGGGGCTGGCGCGATGCGACGAGACGCAGAAGCGGGCGCGGGACCATCATCCGGTGAGCGGGTATGGGCTTTGGCGGGAGCTGCTTTCGGCGCAGCTGGAGCGCGAGCAGGTTCTTGAGCCGATGTACACGGCGTTTTCCGAAGAGGGGCGGGCGGAGAACAAGGGGCTGGTTTCTTAG
- a CDS encoding CoA-acylating methylmalonate-semialdehyde dehydrogenase — translation MVGLDFSLGVSNMSTATAVPAKGQKVRLFVGGEFVESKATRTGPVYNPSIGEQIAEVPFCTADEVNRVIDVAHAAFPAWRDTPAVERARVMFRLVALLEKNADSLARTISYEHGKTHEEAVGSIRRGIEMVEFACGIPTLTMGDTFHNIAVDVDCETYHHPLGVCVGITPFNFPFMVPLWMFPIAITCGNTFILKPSEKVPLSAMRMAELLVEAGLPKGVFNVVHGDREAVDALLTHPHVQAVSFVGSTPIAKLIYETSTKHGKRCQANGGAKNHILVMPDADMDKAVSALQSSAFGCSGQRCMAGSLAVAIGSAGDPLVERLSAAATRLKVGRTDVASDAQMGPVVTRQHLDSLLTNIDKGVKEGAKLARDGRGVKVEGAAGGYYLGPTIFDHVAPKMHVSQAELFGPVLSVSRAATLDEAIALTNQSPFGNGAVIYTRDGHVAREFKHRAGAGMIGVNVGVPAPMAMFAFTGVKGSFFGDLHMQGREGIAFYTQQRMILSRWHPDSRAGEFVTTRG, via the coding sequence ATGGTTGGATTAGATTTCTCATTGGGAGTAAGCAACATGTCCACCGCAACCGCCGTTCCCGCCAAGGGCCAGAAGGTCCGCCTCTTCGTCGGAGGTGAATTCGTCGAGTCCAAGGCCACCCGCACCGGCCCCGTCTACAACCCCTCCATCGGCGAGCAGATCGCCGAAGTGCCGTTCTGCACCGCCGACGAGGTCAATCGCGTCATCGACGTCGCCCACGCCGCCTTCCCCGCCTGGCGCGACACCCCCGCGGTCGAACGCGCCCGCGTCATGTTCCGCCTCGTCGCGCTCCTGGAGAAGAACGCCGACTCCCTCGCCCGCACCATTTCCTACGAACACGGCAAGACCCATGAAGAGGCCGTCGGCTCCATCCGCCGCGGTATCGAGATGGTCGAGTTCGCCTGCGGCATCCCCACCCTCACCATGGGCGACACTTTTCATAACATCGCCGTCGACGTCGACTGCGAAACCTATCACCACCCCCTCGGCGTCTGCGTCGGCATCACCCCGTTCAACTTCCCCTTCATGGTCCCCCTGTGGATGTTCCCCATCGCCATCACCTGCGGCAACACCTTCATCCTCAAGCCCAGCGAAAAGGTCCCGCTCAGTGCCATGCGCATGGCAGAGCTCCTCGTCGAGGCCGGCCTCCCCAAGGGCGTTTTTAACGTCGTCCACGGCGATCGCGAGGCGGTCGATGCCCTGCTGACCCATCCCCACGTCCAGGCCGTCAGCTTTGTCGGCTCCACCCCCATCGCCAAGCTCATCTACGAAACCTCCACCAAGCACGGCAAACGCTGTCAGGCCAACGGCGGCGCGAAGAACCACATCCTCGTCATGCCCGACGCCGACATGGACAAGGCCGTCTCCGCCCTCCAGTCCTCCGCCTTCGGCTGCTCCGGCCAGCGCTGCATGGCAGGCAGCCTCGCCGTCGCCATCGGTTCCGCCGGCGACCCGCTGGTCGAAAGGCTCTCCGCCGCCGCAACCAGGCTCAAGGTCGGCCGCACCGACGTCGCCTCCGACGCCCAGATGGGCCCCGTCGTCACCCGCCAGCATTTAGACAGCCTGCTCACAAACATCGACAAGGGCGTCAAGGAAGGCGCCAAGCTCGCCCGCGACGGCCGCGGCGTGAAGGTCGAAGGCGCGGCAGGGGGCTACTACCTCGGCCCGACCATCTTCGACCACGTCGCCCCGAAGATGCACGTCTCCCAGGCCGAGCTCTTCGGCCCGGTCCTCAGTGTCAGCCGCGCGGCAACGCTCGACGAGGCCATCGCCCTTACCAACCAGAGCCCCTTCGGCAACGGTGCCGTCATCTACACCCGTGACGGCCACGTCGCCCGCGAGTTCAAGCACCGCGCCGGCGCAGGCATGATCGGCGTCAACGTCGGCGTCCCCGCCCCCATGGCCATGTTCGCCTTCACCGGCGTCAAAGGCAGCTTCTTCGGCGACCTCCACATGCAGGGCCGCGAAGGCATCGCCTTCTACACCCAGCAGCGCATGATCCTCTCCCGCTGGCACCCCGACAGCCGCGCCGGCGAATTCGTCACCACCCGCGGCTAA